The following are from one region of the Georgenia sp. M64 genome:
- a CDS encoding aldo/keto reductase — MDLNQLGTSGLSVSVVGLGCNNLGRAGTRTESAEGAAEVVHAALDAGVTFFDTADVYGREPGLSEELLGRALGRRRADVVVATKFGMDMNGVNGADFGARGSRRYVMRAVEASLRRLGTDWIDLYQLHAPDPRTPVEETLAALDDLVHAGKVRYVGHSNRAGWQIADAEHVARARGLTRFVSAQNHYNLLDRRAELEVLPAAQAYGLGVLPYFPLANGLLTGKYSRGTAPEGSRLTRTRQHLLEDTDFDQLARFGSFARDRGLSEVEVAFSWLASRPAVASVIAGATSAEQVRQNAVSAAWVPSAADLAELDEIFPTVPRVAPF, encoded by the coding sequence ATGGATCTCAACCAGCTCGGCACGTCCGGCCTCTCCGTCTCCGTCGTGGGCCTGGGGTGCAACAACCTCGGCCGCGCCGGCACGAGGACCGAGAGCGCCGAGGGCGCAGCGGAGGTCGTGCACGCGGCCCTCGACGCGGGGGTCACGTTCTTCGACACCGCCGACGTCTACGGCCGCGAGCCGGGGCTCAGCGAGGAGCTGCTCGGGCGCGCGCTGGGCAGGCGCCGCGCGGACGTCGTCGTGGCGACGAAGTTCGGCATGGACATGAACGGCGTCAACGGCGCCGACTTCGGGGCGAGAGGGTCCCGGCGCTACGTCATGCGGGCGGTCGAGGCGTCGCTGCGCCGGCTCGGCACCGACTGGATCGACCTCTACCAGCTCCACGCGCCCGACCCGCGAACTCCCGTCGAGGAGACGCTGGCGGCCCTCGACGACCTCGTCCACGCCGGCAAGGTGCGCTACGTCGGCCACTCCAACCGGGCCGGCTGGCAGATCGCCGACGCCGAGCACGTCGCCCGGGCCCGCGGGCTCACCCGCTTCGTCTCCGCGCAGAACCACTACAACCTCCTCGACCGGCGCGCCGAGCTCGAGGTGCTGCCGGCCGCACAGGCCTACGGCCTGGGCGTCCTGCCGTACTTCCCGCTGGCCAACGGCCTCCTCACCGGGAAGTACTCGCGCGGCACCGCCCCCGAGGGCAGCCGCCTCACCCGGACGCGGCAGCACCTGCTCGAGGACACCGACTTCGACCAGCTCGCACGGTTCGGGTCCTTCGCGCGCGACCGGGGGCTGAGCGAGGTCGAGGTCGCCTTCTCCTGGCTCGCCTCCAGGCCGGCCGTCGCCTCGGTGATCGCCGGCGCGACGTCGGCGGAGCAGGTGCGCCAGAACGCGGTCTCGGCCGCGTGGGTGCCGTCCGCGGCCGACCTCGCCGAGCTGGACGAGATCTTCCCGACGGTGCCCCGGGTCGCCCCGTTCTGA
- a CDS encoding tetratricopeptide repeat protein — protein sequence MTHLPEGTVSMLFTDIEGSTAVLRDLGPRYAEVLSLQRSIVRAAVGRHDGHEMGTEGDSFFVTFASAVDAVAAAREAQRELTAATWPGGAQVRVRMGLHTGEPVRHEDGYVGLDVHRAARVCGAAHGGQVLLTEATWQLVRGDDGARAADVGAHRLKDLPQPERLFQLLDDDLPADFPPPRSLGSGSNVPVPRTSLVGREAELADLTRLVTGPGAVVTLTGPAGVGKSRLAMAVAASLEAAFPDGVYFVSLAAVRTGKVMWTTVAETVGLAGAELTPEMLLAHLAPRRVLLVLDNLEQIPDAAEVVRALADAGPRVLATSRRALHVVGEHEHPLDPLAVPGPGRPVAGSPAVTLFAERARLVRPGFVVGPDNAEDVAAICRRLDGLPLAIELVAARAKLLGPRAMRARLDQSLGIAASEAGRPGRQRTLRDAVAWSYDLLDPARQRALRHLSVFEGEFDLDDVAALLGDEDDPLDTVAALMDVNLVVVAEGPDGEPRVRLLRTIADFGRERLAETGEAADVRRRHAEHFLAIVQREVPRLRGPEYLRARGRIEDRLSNLRGALRWALGAGPDGSPRALGLALRLCEELGWFWYGCGYQAEGRRWLAQAVRVASDVESADLVGALHGLGVLLLEHGEVPAARELLTECLEYWRRTGDDAGVARELNALGVVHRVLGEPDQARELLTEAAAVAERGGDRIRQCSAMSNLALVHLDTGRPAEALEIFHRVLQHTLELDDRWGIAVTRVNIAGTHLHERRTDDAAAVLRRHGREIASMGDVDLTAIVVEHAAVVAAQRGRASAAARLVGAAGEMRARADLPLPAPDRAWFAAAVEEVREGHGGWERDRAAGAELDADAAVEEALALVGAPAGSGRVEGEGTDPL from the coding sequence GTGACGCACCTGCCCGAGGGCACCGTCTCGATGCTGTTCACCGACATCGAGGGCTCCACCGCGGTCCTGCGCGACCTCGGGCCCCGGTACGCGGAGGTGCTCTCGCTCCAGCGCTCGATCGTGCGCGCCGCCGTCGGGCGTCACGACGGGCACGAGATGGGCACCGAGGGCGACAGCTTCTTCGTCACCTTCGCCTCCGCCGTCGACGCCGTCGCCGCCGCGCGCGAGGCCCAGCGGGAGCTGACCGCCGCGACGTGGCCGGGCGGGGCCCAGGTACGGGTCCGCATGGGCCTGCACACGGGCGAGCCGGTCCGTCACGAGGACGGCTACGTCGGCCTGGACGTCCACCGCGCCGCCCGCGTGTGCGGGGCCGCCCACGGCGGCCAGGTCCTGCTCACCGAGGCGACGTGGCAGCTGGTGCGCGGCGACGACGGCGCCCGCGCCGCCGACGTCGGTGCCCACCGGCTCAAGGACCTCCCGCAGCCGGAGCGTCTCTTCCAGCTCCTCGACGACGACCTGCCGGCGGACTTCCCGCCGCCCCGGAGCCTCGGCTCGGGCTCGAACGTCCCGGTCCCACGCACCTCGCTGGTCGGCCGGGAGGCGGAGCTGGCCGACCTCACGCGCCTCGTCACCGGGCCCGGCGCGGTCGTCACCCTCACCGGGCCGGCCGGGGTGGGCAAGTCCCGCCTGGCGATGGCGGTGGCGGCGAGCCTGGAGGCCGCGTTCCCGGACGGCGTCTACTTCGTCTCCCTCGCGGCTGTGCGGACGGGCAAGGTCATGTGGACCACCGTGGCCGAGACGGTGGGCCTGGCCGGCGCGGAGCTCACCCCCGAGATGCTGCTCGCCCACCTCGCACCCCGCCGGGTCCTGCTGGTCCTGGACAACCTCGAGCAGATCCCCGACGCGGCCGAGGTCGTGCGCGCGCTCGCCGACGCCGGGCCGCGCGTCCTGGCGACGTCCCGCCGGGCGCTGCACGTCGTGGGCGAGCACGAGCACCCGCTCGACCCGCTCGCCGTCCCCGGACCCGGCCGGCCGGTCGCGGGCTCGCCGGCGGTGACACTCTTCGCCGAGCGGGCCAGGCTCGTGCGCCCGGGCTTCGTCGTCGGGCCCGACAACGCCGAGGACGTCGCGGCCATCTGCCGCCGTCTCGACGGGCTCCCGCTGGCGATCGAGCTCGTCGCCGCCCGCGCCAAGTTGCTCGGCCCGCGGGCCATGCGGGCCCGCCTGGACCAGAGCCTGGGCATCGCCGCGTCCGAGGCCGGCCGACCGGGGCGGCAGCGGACCCTGCGCGACGCCGTCGCCTGGAGCTACGACCTCCTCGACCCCGCGCGGCAGCGGGCGCTGCGGCACCTCAGCGTCTTCGAGGGGGAGTTCGACCTCGACGACGTGGCCGCTCTCCTCGGCGACGAGGACGACCCGCTCGACACGGTCGCGGCGCTCATGGACGTCAACCTCGTCGTCGTCGCCGAGGGGCCCGACGGGGAGCCGCGGGTCCGGCTGCTCCGCACCATCGCCGACTTCGGCCGGGAGCGGCTCGCGGAGACGGGCGAGGCCGCGGACGTCCGGCGGCGGCACGCCGAGCACTTCCTCGCCATCGTCCAGCGGGAGGTCCCGCGGCTGCGAGGCCCGGAGTACCTGCGCGCCCGGGGACGGATCGAGGACCGGCTGAGCAACCTGCGCGGGGCGCTGCGCTGGGCGTTGGGCGCGGGGCCGGACGGCTCGCCGCGCGCGCTGGGCCTGGCCCTGCGACTGTGCGAGGAGCTGGGTTGGTTCTGGTACGGCTGCGGGTACCAGGCCGAGGGCCGGCGCTGGCTGGCGCAGGCGGTCCGGGTGGCCAGCGACGTCGAGTCCGCGGACCTCGTCGGTGCCCTGCACGGGCTCGGGGTGCTGCTCCTCGAGCACGGCGAGGTGCCCGCGGCGCGCGAGCTCCTCACCGAGTGCCTGGAGTACTGGCGGCGCACGGGCGACGACGCCGGCGTCGCCCGCGAGCTCAACGCCCTCGGCGTGGTCCACCGGGTCCTCGGCGAGCCGGACCAGGCGCGCGAGCTGCTCACCGAGGCGGCCGCCGTCGCCGAGCGGGGCGGGGACCGCATCCGCCAGTGCAGTGCCATGTCGAACCTCGCCCTGGTGCACCTCGACACCGGCCGGCCGGCGGAGGCGCTGGAGATCTTCCACCGGGTGCTCCAGCACACGCTCGAGCTGGACGACCGGTGGGGCATCGCCGTCACCCGCGTGAACATCGCCGGGACCCACCTCCACGAGCGCCGCACCGATGATGCCGCCGCCGTGCTGCGCCGCCACGGTCGCGAGATCGCCTCGATGGGCGACGTCGACCTCACCGCGATCGTCGTCGAGCACGCCGCCGTGGTCGCCGCGCAGCGCGGCCGGGCCAGTGCCGCGGCCCGGCTCGTGGGCGCCGCGGGGGAGATGCGCGCCCGCGCGGACCTGCCCCTGCCGGCCCCGGACCGCGCCTGGTTCGCCGCCGCCGTCGAGGAGGTCCGCGAGGGCCACGGCGGCTGGGAGCGGGACCGCGCCGCCGGGGCCGAGCTCGACGCGGACGCCGCCGTGGAGGAGGCGCTCGCCCTCGTCGGCGCGCCGGCCGGGTCCGGACGGGTCGAGGGTGAGGGGACCGACCCGCTCTGA
- a CDS encoding DUF485 domain-containing protein: MSHSHYDAEAHLPPHHSPLPELVEEERTREPSAEDFTRVQSSEEFVHLRKTFRSFAFPMTAVFLVWYFAYVLLSTYAESFMSTKVLGNLNLGLLLGLAQFASTFLITWLYVRHANKSLDPVAAKLRGELEGEI; encoded by the coding sequence ATGTCGCACTCGCACTACGACGCGGAGGCGCATCTGCCGCCGCACCACAGCCCGCTCCCCGAGCTCGTCGAGGAGGAACGGACGCGCGAGCCCAGCGCCGAGGACTTCACCCGGGTGCAGTCGTCGGAGGAGTTCGTCCACCTGCGCAAGACCTTCCGGAGCTTCGCCTTCCCGATGACGGCGGTGTTCCTCGTCTGGTACTTCGCCTACGTCCTGCTGTCGACGTACGCCGAGTCGTTCATGTCGACCAAGGTCCTCGGCAACCTCAACCTCGGTCTGCTCCTCGGCCTGGCGCAGTTCGCCTCGACGTTCCTCATCACGTGGCTCTACGTGCGCCACGCCAACAAGTCGCTGGACCCCGTCGCGGCGAAGCTGCGCGGCGAGCTGGAGGGTGAGATCTGA
- a CDS encoding cation acetate symporter — protein MDVGNPWLNIAIFLAFVVVTLVIVIRVSRTTTSVSDFYHGGRAFSGRQNGIAIAGDYLSAASFLGIVGAVALYGYDGLLYSIGFLVAWLVALLLVAEPLRNTGKYTMADVLSFRMKQRPVRTAAATSTLAVSFFYLLAQMAGAGGLVALLLGIDGKFGQGLVIAVVGALMIVYVLIGGMKGTTWVQIIKAVLLIIGAGVMTIWVMALNGMNLSEVVGSAISAHPEGARIAEPMLQYGASGTSKLGFVSLAIALVFGAAGLPHVLMRFYTVPTAKEARRSVTWAIGLIGAFYLFTLVLGFGAAYLVGADAIRAAPGGANSAAPALAFELGGTLLLGVIAAVAFATILAVVAGLTITAAASFAHDIYNGVIKNGEADPAQEVKVARRTAVTIGAISIVGGVLANGQNVAFLVSLAFAVAASANLPSILFSLYWKRFNTRGSVWSIYGGLVSALVLIIFSPVVTGSETAMIPGIDIAFFPLSNPALVSVPLGFFLGWLGSVTSAEHDVAKQAEMEVRSMTGAGAEKAIVH, from the coding sequence ATGGACGTCGGAAACCCGTGGCTGAACATCGCGATCTTCCTCGCGTTCGTCGTCGTCACCCTGGTCATCGTCATCCGTGTCTCGCGCACGACGACGTCGGTCAGCGACTTCTACCACGGCGGCCGGGCCTTCTCGGGCCGCCAGAACGGCATCGCCATCGCCGGTGACTACCTCTCGGCGGCGTCCTTCCTCGGCATCGTCGGGGCCGTCGCGCTCTACGGCTACGACGGCCTGCTGTACTCCATCGGCTTCCTCGTCGCCTGGCTCGTGGCGCTGCTCCTCGTCGCCGAACCGCTGCGCAACACCGGCAAGTACACGATGGCCGACGTGCTCAGCTTCCGCATGAAGCAGCGCCCGGTGCGCACCGCTGCGGCGACCTCCACGCTCGCGGTGTCCTTCTTCTACCTGCTCGCCCAGATGGCCGGGGCGGGCGGTCTGGTCGCGCTGCTGCTGGGCATCGACGGCAAGTTCGGGCAGGGCCTGGTCATCGCCGTCGTCGGGGCGCTCATGATCGTCTACGTCCTCATCGGCGGCATGAAGGGCACCACCTGGGTGCAGATCATCAAGGCCGTGCTCCTCATCATCGGCGCCGGCGTCATGACGATCTGGGTCATGGCTCTCAACGGGATGAACCTCTCCGAGGTCGTCGGCTCCGCCATCTCGGCGCACCCCGAGGGGGCACGGATCGCCGAGCCGATGCTGCAGTACGGGGCGTCGGGCACCTCCAAGCTCGGGTTCGTCTCCCTGGCCATCGCGCTCGTCTTCGGCGCCGCCGGGCTGCCGCACGTGCTCATGCGGTTCTACACGGTGCCCACCGCCAAGGAGGCCCGCCGCTCGGTCACCTGGGCGATCGGTCTCATCGGCGCGTTCTACCTCTTCACCCTCGTCCTGGGCTTCGGGGCGGCCTACCTCGTGGGCGCCGACGCGATCCGCGCGGCGCCGGGCGGGGCGAACTCCGCCGCCCCGGCGCTGGCGTTCGAGCTCGGCGGCACCCTGCTGCTGGGGGTCATCGCGGCCGTCGCCTTCGCCACGATCCTCGCGGTCGTCGCGGGCCTGACCATCACCGCCGCCGCATCCTTCGCCCACGACATCTACAACGGTGTCATCAAGAACGGCGAGGCGGACCCGGCCCAGGAGGTCAAGGTCGCCCGTCGCACGGCGGTGACCATCGGGGCGATCTCGATCGTCGGGGGTGTCCTGGCGAACGGGCAGAACGTCGCGTTCCTCGTCTCGCTCGCCTTCGCCGTCGCGGCGAGCGCGAACCTGCCGTCGATCCTGTTCTCCCTGTACTGGAAGCGGTTCAACACCCGCGGGTCGGTGTGGAGCATCTACGGCGGCCTCGTCAGCGCGCTCGTCCTCATCATCTTCTCCCCGGTCGTCACCGGTTCGGAGACGGCGATGATCCCGGGCATCGACATCGCGTTCTTCCCGCTGTCGAACCCCGCGCTCGTCTCGGTCCCGCTGGGCTTCTTCCTCGGCTGGCTCGGCTCGGTGACGTCCGCCGAGCACGACGTGGCCAAGCAGGCCGAGATGGAGGTCCGGTCGATGACCGGCGCCGGCGCCGAGAAGGCCATCGTGCACTGA
- a CDS encoding MBL fold metallo-hydrolase, giving the protein MDATTVRQVSERATRVLAPNAGPMTLDGTNTYVLREGTDVVVVDPGPDDAGHLARVLEVATADGGRVALVVLTHHHRDHTAGADALAERTGAPVRGAGRGEPFADGEPLAAGALSLTVLTTPGHTADSVCLLFPADGLLLTGDTVLGRGSTVLAWPDGDVTAYLATLDRLLALARSHEVVAIAPGHGPHVDEPAAALENIRTHRNARLAEVRAAVAAGARTPEDVVRRVYGDVDPALESAAGQSARTQLAHLGIVPRT; this is encoded by the coding sequence ATGGACGCCACGACGGTGCGGCAGGTCAGCGAGCGGGCCACCCGTGTGCTCGCCCCCAACGCCGGCCCGATGACCCTGGACGGCACGAACACCTACGTCCTGCGCGAGGGCACCGACGTCGTCGTCGTCGACCCCGGCCCGGACGACGCCGGGCACCTGGCCCGGGTGCTCGAGGTCGCCACCGCCGACGGCGGACGCGTCGCCCTCGTCGTGCTCACCCACCACCACCGCGACCACACGGCCGGGGCCGACGCGCTCGCCGAGCGCACCGGCGCCCCGGTCCGCGGGGCCGGACGCGGCGAGCCGTTCGCCGACGGCGAGCCACTGGCGGCCGGTGCGCTGAGCCTGACGGTGCTCACCACGCCCGGCCACACGGCCGACTCGGTGTGCCTGCTGTTCCCCGCCGACGGCCTGCTCCTAACCGGGGACACCGTCCTGGGTCGGGGCAGCACGGTCCTGGCGTGGCCGGACGGCGACGTCACCGCCTACCTCGCCACGCTCGACCGGCTCCTCGCCCTCGCCCGCAGCCACGAGGTCGTCGCCATCGCTCCCGGCCACGGTCCGCACGTGGACGAGCCGGCCGCGGCGCTGGAGAACATCCGCACCCACCGCAACGCCCGGCTGGCCGAGGTCCGGGCCGCCGTGGCTGCCGGCGCCCGGACCCCCGAGGACGTCGTCCGGCGGGTCTACGGCGACGTCGACCCCGCGCTGGAGTCGGCGGCCGGCCAGAGCGCCCGCACCCAGCTCGCGCACCTGGGGATCGTGCCCCGGACCTGA